The Phragmites australis chromosome 13, lpPhrAust1.1, whole genome shotgun sequence DNA window CTCGTCTTCGAGTTCTCCACCCGCGGCTCCGTCTCCGCCAACCTCCACGGCAAGCCCAGCGACACGACACGACACCCATCTAATCGATGCTTGTGTGCTCCCCTTCCAATGCGGCGAGCTTACGTTGCTTGAATTGCAGACGAGAAGCTGCCGGTGATGTCGTGGAAGCAGCGGCACGGGATCGCGGTCGGCACGGCGCGGGGGCTGCGCTACCTCCACAAGGACTGCGCGCGGCGGATAATCCACCGCGACATCAAGGCGTCCAACGTTCTCCTCACCGCGGACTACGAGGCTCAGGTGGTCTCCTCGCCCACTCTGCTCTTCCTCTGTTCGTGCTGTCAACCGACGGCTAActctccctctccacggcgTGCAGATTTCGGACTTCGGCCTCGCCCGGTGGCTACCGTCGGAATGGACGCACCATGCCATCGCGCCCATCGAGGGCACCTTCGGGTGAGCGACACTCTTCACGTCCTTCGTGTCTTCCTTGCACTTTGTGAAAATGTGGTTGGACTGGAGAGGTCGCTGACACGAAGGGCGTCGCGACGCCTGTACGTGACAGGTGCCTTGCGCCCGAGTACTTCACGCACGGCATCGTGGACGAGAAGACGGACGTGTTCGCCTTCGGCGTCTTCCTCCTCGAGCTCATCTCCGGCAGGAAGCCGGTGGACGGCTCCCACAAGAGCCTCATCGCGTGGGTAAGCGCCAGTGAAACAGTGAATTCTTAAAGCAAAACCAGTGAAAAAGCAATGGCGGGTGCCTTTGCCACCGTTTGGTATTACGCGGCTGAATTTTGGTTCCAAACATGCGACTGCTCCGGTGCAGGCCAAGCCTTACCTGACCGACGGCGTCGTGCAAGGGCTCGTGGACCCGCGGCTCGGCGACGGCTACGACGCCGGGCAGCTGAGGCGGCTCATGTTCGTCGCGTCGCTCTGCGTCAGGGCCGCCGCGGCGTGGCGGCCGACCATGACACAGGTGCGTACGGAAACGACAACTTTCTCCGCATCTACGCACTTGCTGCCCTGACTGAAAATGTAAAAAATGCACTATACTCTTTTGTAATTCAACCCACTACATCAGTGCAACCAGTAGCTCTCCTACAGCGGGTGACCTAAATTGTTCTACAGTGTGCAATCCCCTAGCTTTGGAATGTTAGGGTGGGTCTGACTGAGAGTGTAGAACGTCCAGTCGTTGCGACGCATGGGCCACCACCAAGAAATCTCCAACCATAagctctttttttctatttgaagGATCAAAATATCCAACCATCGTCACAGAGGACAAAAGTTGGGGACATCTTTAGGTTCCTTTTTGGTGGTCTAATCGATTTGTTGCTTGTTACGGTAACTCAAACAATGGAATTCTCCGGGTTTGAGCAAAGGACAATCATACCATTGCGCTGAGTTGGGTAACAACTTTAGGTTTCTTCAAGTAGAGTGTTAATCATACAAAGGAAAAGATCAATAATTCATCCTTTTTTATACAAAGTTGTGTCCTAGATTTCCAAACGAGTTTGCCTCTCACTTTTCCCAAAACGAAATGCATACTGTTAGGTCCAACAGCTCTATCATAGTTCCATATAATCATATTCAACGGCAATAGAAAAAGAGGAAACGAAAACTAGCATACATGAACAATTGTCAACAGCTGGTGCAGAAAATTTTCCATGTATGTGGTCTAAGAACAGCACTGTATTTTATAGTACGAATTGGAAGTTATCCAATCAGAGGAGTAAACATAAGTTTATCATATCTGGTGCAAGGTAGCTATCTCACTCAAGGGTAATTCTCCCTAGTCTATTTGAGCTTATTAATCTAACACGATTATCCGTATATGCTTTGTCTAAACAGACATCTAAGAGCAGGCTGAACACCAATACATATACAAGTAGTATATCTATATCATCCACTTGCCTCCTATGGTTGTTAAATACTGCCACATTGTGCAGTGTCTATTGTGACAGGATGCCTTGGTTTTTGTTTAGCACACTAGCATCTACCGACCAGTTGGCGAGTAACACTACGCCCAACTTTATTGCATGCATATAGCTTGCCTTCATCTATCACAGTGTGGTGAGATCTCATTTTTAATGTGGAGCTAACTGATCCTCTTTCAGTAGGATCCCACAGTGTGTGGCTGCTCACACACTGATATTGCATTATACAATACAAAAACATAGCCATCAACTTATGAATGGGCACATTATGCATAAATCAACTAGCTTGAAATTAAAGGAAGGTAGCATGAACACATCAGTACATGTCGGTATTGACCTTTAACTGAAAGTTTCTCAAAGGAGAAAGTCCAAATTACTCCCTTGAGCTAATCCTTGTGTCCGGATAACCCTCCGAACTTTAAAACCATTTATTTAACTGTTAAACTTTAAATACCGGATCACATAACCCTCTGAAGTGTTTTGCAACAACGGTTTTGATAATGTGGCTGCCACGTCACCCAGTTTTTAACACTGGCTGCCatgtcatctctctctctctgatggTGAGGCCAGGGCCCAGTGGCCTTGTCAAAAGGCTTCACCAGGCGGCCTCCCGTTGGTATGCGCGCATGCCATGACGGTGCAAATCGCCACTGGCGAACGGTCGTGCGGCACGACTATTCGAGGGCACCATCACCTGCAGCACGAGATGGGGATCCCTGACGGTGTGGGTCGTGTCCGATGAGTCCAACAGGTGCTCGGCTGACGTTGAGCGATCCAGCGCGGTGGAGCTTGGCTCACACGGACGACCGCGCCGACGTCGGGCCGAAAGGGAACTAGTGCGTGTGAAACACTTATGGGGTCACAACGAAGCTCACTGTGGCTTGAATTGCAAAGGAGAACAGTAGTGAGGCTACGTGACGGATTTGACGACGAGGTGGCAAAGGAAGAAACCTAAGCTGAAGAACATGGCGAAATGCGGCTTGGTCCAACAGGAACTCGCGTGGAACCAGTCGAAAATGCGTCGCATGACCTCCCTCCCGCCCTCGCGGAGCTCAGGCTAGGCGAATCCGTGCTTAGGTGCGGTAGATTCATCGTCGGTGCAACGAATCTGCTCAGTGGCACTTGGTTGCTGTGGAGGATAGCTTGACTCGTGGTGCTGGTGAGGAAAAGTGAGTGAGGAAGAGAGAGTAGAGTAGAGGGGAGGACGGGGTAAAGGAGCTCGGCTCCTCCTACTTGAGCACACCACCGAACGGCGATGGGACGACGAGCTCAGGCATCGGTGTCCACACGGCGATAGTGCTCTGTCGCAACAGAATTGGAAGAAACGTGGGTCACTGAAGAATGGGGCCTATTGTGGCCTCCATGCAGTCAAAAAGAGATGATATAGTAGCAGGTGGAAAAAAACCGGGTGACGTGGCAACCACGTCAGCAAAACCATCCTGAAAAACCACTTCAGAAGTTACATGATCTGGTATTTAAAGTTCGGAGGTTAAATAAACGGTTTTAAAGTTTGAAAGTTATTCGGACATCAGGAATAATTCACCTTTTCCTTTCTCAACCTGCCGAAAATGAATTCTGAGTTCTCCCTTTTCAACTTAGACCATGAACTTGTAGgagcataaaaaaaaataagaacgcATTTTTCTCTTTCTGTATGGGAATTGAGAATGCCTGAGAAATGAATATTAGAAATAGGACACAGCAAGCTTACTATTTTACTGAATTTTTCGAAGAAGACAAGGGTTCAGTAACGTCTGAAGCATGGCCGGTTTCTTGGTTTTAGAAGGGGCATAGGATGCTCTGTTGCTTCCTACCTTCTcccctttccttttcctctccgtTTGATTCACGGGAAGCCCAACGCCAAGCTGCAGTGGGCGACACAATACAGCTCAAGAACACAATTATTGGGGCAAACGTACAAAACATGCCACCCCAACAGCTATATAAAATACCAAGTCTCCTCTAATCAAAGTTTAATCATGCATTAGTTTATTATTCATAAATCATAATGCAACAGGCACGTAAACAATCGCCCTACTGCACACTGGTACTCTGGTTGCAACTGTCGTATGCTTGCTTCAGAAGGTGGCTATAGTGTCTGACTGTGAGCAGTGCTGGGATAGTACCACATCTGTCTGATTGAGCTGTTCAGTGTAACTTATCCAAGTTGAATTTTCTACAAAATCCTTATTGTACAAGTGTGAAACGAAATATGTGTATAAAAACTTCATTGCTTTTACTGAAAAATTCAATGCACTGAATTAGCTGGCTGCACTTGTCAGAGGTTACCCCAAGGACCGGTCAATTGTAGCATAACGTAGTAGTACCACTGCTCTTTATTAATTAATCTGCAACTGTTAGTACTTAGCTGACTGGATTCACATGGCAATGGGCAGGTACTGGAGTTATTGGAGTCCGGTGAGATTTCCCAAGATCAATGGCAGATGCccgagaaggaggaggaagatgagttcTGGGATTTCGACCATCTCGATGATTtcgaggacgacgacgatgacaacTACGACGATGAATCGGATTCCCCCTCGATATCCTCGTCGGCGTGCAGCATCCACCCCAATGATTAGCCCCAAAATATTTGCATCTGCCAGTAGATTAAGCGGATGTGATCCGTGATCCATGAGATTATATTAGTGTACATAAACCACCTAGGCAATAGCAAattcggaagaaaaaaagatcaGGCCCATGGTTTTCAATTTAATGCCTCCATTTCAGCAGGAATCTTCACGATAAGCCTCTCTTAACTCCAGCAGCCGATCTGATCATCATCTGACAGTGAGGAGTGCATGGTTTCCGTCCGATTCAGTTGACAATTTGGCATGCCAGGGCCGTCCCCAACAACCTGAAGCTGTTGTTGCCTTACGGGTTTCTGTGGTTGGATGCGGCGAGCTAATCAAGGATGCAGAGTTCTGCATCGTAGCAGTTTGATTATGAGGTAGCTAACAACCACATGCACGGCAGGTCAGGTGGGTTACGGTTCGGAACCCATTGGTTAGCTCAAGTGCAGTTGGGCGATCTCACCCTACTCGGCTGTCTGTTCAGGGACGCGTCTGACAGTGAGGTGATCGATGAGCTAACCAGGAAAGGAAATCATTGAGCAAAATTCAGACAGGATCAAGAAACTCGCTCTGTCAGCCAAGAAGCCATTATTTTTCAGTACTCAAATGGCAATCGTATTCGCAGTGAAATGAACACCAAAGCATGACTGAAAACTCGATCGGTGAAACTGCATTTTTTTAATCCTTGTCCTTTAGTAGAACTTGTAACTACTAGTCTACTGCTAATGTGTTCTCTAACCGTCAGTTTGTCCCCTTCATCTGGGACAACGAACAGGTGATGGATCAATCATTCATTCACAAAGTCACCGACCATGGCTTACTACAAGATCAGAGCTATGTGATGAGCTAGGAGGCTATGGCTACTCCTAATCAAAGGCCTTCTACTACAACACACGCCGGTCTCAAATAAATCTTTTCTAGACACTTACATAAACACACTTGAAACGTCAACAACAATTTGTCTGTAGTCGTATGCATGACCAGGCTAACAGGTCCACCACAAAATACCGCGTCTTGATTCTTGCTAACCCAGACCACTCGTTTGTACTGTAGCA harbors:
- the LOC133889337 gene encoding probable receptor-like serine/threonine-protein kinase At5g57670, whose translation is MNYLRSRSLKRLLSLGRRSNADESAEECVDVKPPPPPLNRPTWRCFSYEELHQATNGFHQDNMVGKGGYGEVYRGVLDDGRAVAVKRLAPTAAADEKKEKDFLTELGTVGHVRHPNVSALLGCCVDRGLHLVFEFSTRGSVSANLHDEKLPVMSWKQRHGIAVGTARGLRYLHKDCARRIIHRDIKASNVLLTADYEAQISDFGLARWLPSEWTHHAIAPIEGTFGCLAPEYFTHGIVDEKTDVFAFGVFLLELISGRKPVDGSHKSLIAWAKPYLTDGVVQGLVDPRLGDGYDAGQLRRLMFVASLCVRAAAAWRPTMTQVLELLESGEISQDQWQMPEKEEEDEFWDFDHLDDFEDDDDDNYDDESDSPSISSSACSIHPND